A stretch of the Bacillus anthracis str. Vollum genome encodes the following:
- a CDS encoding DUF3884 family protein: MTHSNEKKPHGLKGIGEKLNPTIYQVRFMKLDEPIQFESFPELKKLGDWLSTSTHMWACHSTMYKYNKEEFKKRFLEITNLTVDHVLISTGGVGFNFMSPGWRDSL; this comes from the coding sequence ATGACACATTCAAATGAGAAAAAACCACATGGGCTTAAAGGTATAGGAGAAAAGCTAAATCCAACTATCTATCAAGTGCGATTCATGAAATTAGATGAACCAATTCAATTTGAGTCGTTTCCTGAATTAAAGAAATTGGGGGACTGGTTGAGTACTTCAACGCACATGTGGGCCTGTCACTCAACTATGTACAAGTACAACAAAGAAGAGTTTAAAAAGAGGTTTTTAGAAATTACAAACTTAACCGTTGATCATGTACTAATATCTACTGGTGGTGTCGGATTTAACTTCATGTCACCAGGTTGGAGAGATTCTTTATAA
- a CDS encoding YebC/PmpR family DNA-binding transcriptional regulator, producing MGRKWNNIKDKKASKDANTSRIYAKFGREIYVAAKQGEPDPESNQALRVVLERAKTYNVPRTIIDRAVEKAKGGSEENYDELRYEGFGPNGAMVIVDTLTNNVNRTAADVRAAFSKNSGNMGVNGSVAYMFDATAVIGLEGKTSDEVLEILMEADVDARDILEEEDAVIVYAEPDQFHAVQSALKDAGVEEFTVAELTMLAQNDVTLPEDAQAQFEKMVDALEDLEDVQQVYHNVDLGE from the coding sequence ATGGGTCGTAAATGGAATAATATTAAAGATAAAAAAGCATCAAAAGATGCAAATACTAGCCGTATATACGCGAAATTTGGACGTGAAATTTATGTAGCGGCAAAACAAGGCGAGCCAGATCCGGAATCAAACCAAGCGCTTAGAGTGGTATTAGAACGTGCGAAAACATACAATGTTCCAAGAACAATTATCGATCGTGCAGTTGAAAAAGCAAAAGGTGGTTCAGAAGAAAATTATGACGAGCTTCGTTATGAAGGATTTGGACCAAATGGAGCTATGGTAATTGTAGATACACTTACAAACAACGTAAACCGTACTGCAGCTGATGTACGAGCTGCATTTAGCAAAAACAGTGGTAACATGGGTGTAAACGGTTCTGTAGCTTACATGTTTGATGCGACAGCTGTTATCGGCCTTGAAGGGAAAACATCAGATGAAGTTCTTGAGATTTTAATGGAAGCAGATGTTGATGCACGTGATATTCTTGAAGAAGAAGATGCTGTTATCGTGTATGCTGAACCAGATCAATTCCATGCAGTACAATCTGCTCTTAAAGATGCGGGTGTTGAAGAATTTACAGTTGCTGAATTAACAATGCTTGCACAAAATGATGTAACACTTCCTGAAGATGCACAAGCACAATTTGAAAAAATGGTTGATGCATTAGAAGATTTAGAAGATGTGCAACAAGTTTACCACAACGTAGACTTAGGAGAATAA